In Drosophila innubila isolate TH190305 chromosome 2L unlocalized genomic scaffold, UK_Dinn_1.0 5_B_2L, whole genome shotgun sequence, a single window of DNA contains:
- the LOC117782536 gene encoding cytochrome c oxidase subunit NDUFA4 — translation MQGLGLQSLKKNPALIPLYVCTIAGAVGAVYYMARLATRNPDVTWNRTSNPEPWQEYKNKQYKFYSPIRDYSKTESAAPKYEE, via the exons ATGCAGGGGCTAGGATTGCAAAGTCTTAAAAAGAATCCGGCG TTGATTCCGCTGTATGTTTGTACGATTGCCGGAGCAGTTGGAGCTGTTTATTATATGGCTCGCCTAGCAACCAGAAACCCAGACGTTACATGGAACCGAACATCCAACCCAGAGCCATGGCAGGAGTATAAAAACAAGCAATACAAG TTTTACTCTCCCATTAGGGATTATTCCAAAACAGAGAGTGCAGCTCCAAAATATGAAGAATAA